One Marinibacterium anthonyi genomic region harbors:
- the mdoG_2 gene encoding Glucans biosynthesis protein G precursor, with product MTINRRDFFASTVLAVLASGAAFASGSDVPFDRSVVIQRARDLAGSKFHLRDSAPADWLDMSYEQYLTMWARHDRALWHGTDRSYEVDFFLPGPYFPRPVRINTVENGMAQPVAFDFSRFDRTDKAPDLPVEDGLGYSGLRLRTELDGFGHKNEFCVFQGASYFRAIGVGEIYGLSARGLALNTADPEGEEFPEFIEFWLEAPGPDQREIVLHALMDSPSVSGAYRFLITPGSECVMEVEATLFPRVDIDHVGLGPLTSMFLFDGKDRTRFHDFRPAVHDSDGLLIRNGVGEVIWRPLNNPRELQISSFVDENPQGFGLLQRPRKFSDYNDLEALYHKRPGLWVQPKGNWGKGAVTLVEIPADREIYDNIVAYWRPAEVMKAGEQVDLAYRLTWGQEEPLANGLPRVLNTAMGDGWHEGQLVAIDFEANPLFDDGLDKIGVQLSSPHVETTEGVLQRNPETGGPRLAFGFDPKDLKMVEIRAQLLKDGAPASEAWLYRWTA from the coding sequence ATGACGATCAACCGAAGAGATTTCTTCGCATCCACCGTACTTGCAGTTCTTGCATCCGGCGCGGCGTTCGCGTCCGGTTCGGATGTGCCGTTCGATCGTTCGGTGGTGATCCAGCGCGCCCGCGACCTGGCCGGATCCAAGTTCCATCTGCGCGACTCTGCGCCCGCCGACTGGCTGGACATGAGCTATGAGCAATACCTGACCATGTGGGCGCGCCACGACCGGGCGCTGTGGCACGGGACGGACCGGTCCTACGAGGTCGATTTCTTTCTGCCCGGCCCCTATTTCCCGCGCCCCGTCCGGATCAACACGGTCGAAAACGGCATGGCCCAGCCCGTGGCCTTCGATTTCTCGCGGTTCGACCGGACCGACAAGGCGCCCGACCTGCCGGTTGAGGATGGGCTGGGCTATTCCGGCCTGCGCCTGCGGACGGAACTGGACGGGTTCGGGCACAAGAACGAATTCTGCGTCTTTCAGGGCGCCAGCTATTTCCGCGCCATCGGCGTGGGCGAGATCTATGGCCTGTCGGCCCGTGGCCTGGCGCTGAACACGGCCGATCCTGAGGGCGAGGAATTCCCCGAGTTCATCGAATTCTGGCTGGAAGCGCCGGGTCCGGACCAGCGCGAGATCGTGCTGCATGCGCTGATGGACAGCCCTTCGGTGTCAGGGGCCTACCGGTTCCTGATCACGCCCGGGTCCGAATGCGTGATGGAGGTCGAGGCGACCCTGTTCCCCCGGGTCGATATCGACCACGTGGGCCTGGGGCCGCTGACGTCGATGTTCCTGTTCGACGGCAAGGACCGCACCCGGTTCCACGACTTCCGCCCGGCGGTTCATGACAGCGACGGGCTGCTGATCCGCAATGGCGTTGGCGAAGTTATCTGGCGCCCCTTGAACAACCCAAGGGAGCTGCAGATATCTTCGTTCGTCGACGAGAACCCGCAGGGGTTCGGCCTGCTGCAGAGGCCGCGCAAGTTTTCCGACTACAACGATCTCGAGGCGCTGTACCACAAGCGCCCCGGCCTTTGGGTGCAGCCCAAGGGCAATTGGGGCAAGGGGGCGGTGACGCTGGTGGAAATTCCGGCCGACCGCGAGATCTACGACAATATCGTCGCCTACTGGCGTCCGGCCGAGGTGATGAAAGCGGGCGAACAGGTCGACCTGGCCTATCGCCTGACCTGGGGACAAGAAGAACCGCTTGCCAATGGCCTGCCCCGGGTCCTGAACACCGCCATGGGCGATGGCTGGCACGAAGGCCAGCTTGTGGCGATCGATTTCGAAGCCAACCCGTTGTTCGACGACGGGTTGGACAAGATCGGGGTGCAGCTGTCGTCGCCCCATGTCGAAACCACCGAGGGGGTGCTGCAACGCAACCCCGAGACGGGCGGGCCCAGGCTTGCCTTCGGTTTCGACCCCAAAGACCTGAAAATGGTCGAAATCCGCGCCCAGCTCCTCAAGGACGGCGCGCCTGCCAGTGAAGCCTGGCTCTACCGCTGGACTGCGTGA
- a CDS encoding OpgC protein, translating into MFIILIAHIPFNPWANWIPARFGFSDATEIFVFCSGMASAIAFGGSFERKGWWVGAARVAFRCWQVYWAHICLFFFVAMTMAWIEYYGGFEKDYVTALNLWPLFKDPMPQIVGLFTLTYVPNYFDILPMYLVILAMMPLMMGLARAGNPVVIAGSLAIWLAANLGLLGLPAEPWSDREWFFNPFGWQLLFFTGFGFMRGWLPKPPREAWIAWAAAAFLILGSPFGSWKVFTWINDALPALGGQIRPTWPLTEELRIKTEFGLLRYVHFLSLGYLAWYWAGENGGRLSRLYDGWVGHFLLTIITKVGQQSLAVFVASMAMARLIGVVMDHFGRSNFVVTVGNLIGFCLLVTVAYTASWFKSQPWRSKRS; encoded by the coding sequence ATGTTCATCATCCTCATCGCGCATATCCCGTTCAACCCCTGGGCCAACTGGATCCCCGCCCGCTTCGGGTTCTCCGACGCGACCGAGATCTTTGTCTTCTGTTCGGGCATGGCGTCGGCCATCGCCTTTGGCGGCAGCTTTGAACGCAAGGGCTGGTGGGTGGGCGCCGCGCGCGTCGCCTTCCGCTGCTGGCAGGTCTACTGGGCCCATATCTGCCTGTTCTTCTTCGTGGCGATGACCATGGCCTGGATCGAATATTACGGCGGGTTCGAGAAGGATTACGTCACCGCGCTGAACCTGTGGCCGCTGTTCAAGGACCCGATGCCCCAGATCGTGGGACTGTTCACGCTGACCTACGTGCCGAACTATTTCGACATCCTGCCGATGTACCTGGTCATCCTGGCGATGATGCCGCTGATGATGGGGCTGGCGCGGGCCGGGAACCCTGTGGTGATCGCCGGCAGCCTGGCGATCTGGCTGGCCGCCAACCTTGGCCTGCTGGGCCTGCCGGCGGAACCCTGGTCGGACCGGGAGTGGTTCTTCAATCCGTTCGGCTGGCAGCTGCTGTTTTTCACCGGATTCGGGTTCATGCGCGGATGGTTGCCGAAACCCCCGCGCGAGGCATGGATCGCATGGGCCGCCGCCGCGTTTCTGATCCTGGGATCGCCGTTCGGATCGTGGAAGGTGTTCACCTGGATCAACGATGCCTTGCCCGCGCTTGGCGGCCAGATCCGGCCGACCTGGCCGCTGACCGAAGAACTGAGAATCAAGACTGAATTCGGGCTGTTACGCTATGTTCACTTCCTCTCGCTGGGCTATCTGGCCTGGTACTGGGCGGGGGAAAACGGGGGGCGTCTGTCGCGGCTGTATGACGGGTGGGTCGGCCATTTCCTGCTGACGATCATCACGAAGGTCGGTCAGCAATCTCTTGCCGTCTTCGTGGCGTCTATGGCCATGGCCAGGCTGATCGGAGTGGTCATGGATCACTTCGGTCGCAGCAATTTTGTTGTAACCGTCGGGAACCTAATCGGGTTTTGCCTGCTTGTGACAGTAGCCTACACGGCCTCCTGGTTCAAATCCCAGCCCTGGCGGAGCAAGCGTTCATGA